TCGTCAAAATGATTAATATGCTTAAAATGGGTTTCTATATTCGGTAAAAGTATAAGTACATCATCAAcgtatataattaaaaattttgagtATGGGTTAAAAGTATCATTCGTAATCTTTTGAAATTCAGGTGgagcatttatttattaatttaaaaggCATAACATTCGATTCGTATTATCCGATCGGACAATACAAGTTGTTTTATATGAATCCCCTTCACTGATTTGTAATTGTCAAAATCCTGATTTCacatcaaaatttgaaaataattttggatTATACAAATTTTGTAATAAAGCCTTTTCGTTTGGAATCGGGTATCCATTTCAAAATATGGTTTAGTGGTTTACAGTTTATTACTAGTCTTGGTTAACCTCGCTGTaattcttcatttttattGACATAAATGGCTGGAGATCTGCTTGGCCTgattaatttttcatctaAGAGATCCTGTATTTATTCtgcaatatttttataaatccCAATTCATCTGAACGGGTTTAGTTTTTGCGTGGATACTcttttcatcaaaatttttctCATGTGGTAAATCTTGgcacaaattatttttttaatatgatttTGTAATCGTTCTATCATGTGCTTATTCTCTGGCTTATTAATTTGGTGTTCAATCCTTTCAAAAGGCATTTCTTCTTTCAAGTATTGAAGATACTTTTCTTTATCCCGTGCAAGAcaatttatttctcttttgtaAATCAGTTGAGCTTTTAATAAATTACCTTTCATTTGATTAGGTGCCATTTCTGAGCTAAATAGATCGTGTCATCCCAAATTTTGTACCACTTTTTAAGATTTAAATAGCTAAAATTGGTTCTGATAGTGTTTGCTGCTTATTCGCAATTTCAAGtattaactttaatttcaataatttcaaattattaccATTGAAACACTAACTTATTATGAAATCAAACCAAGCCTAAGTAGATACTCAACGGAAGCCGCAACCCTCATTATGGAACTCAGAGAGGTATATAATATTCGGACTTCACATTCTAGTTTTGAATAGTGAAGTTGATTACAGCATCCGATATTATTCCTATGGTAACTAATTGcccttttatcatttttttttgggagatATTGATGCAACGTGGATTACGGTCtctcaaatttaaatttgattttagacCTGAATAGAATATATTAGGTCTAAACCCGACCGATGAATAATACATGAAAGGGCCATGGTAGAATAGAGGTCTCTAATTACAAGGAAAAATTATTGGTCTTATTCTCTGTTTTTATGACCATAGGCCTACAACTTATATAGAATTTCTAAtatgattaagaaaatgaagCTAGAATACTAGATAATGATATAAtctaatttaaaatcaaatcgTAAATATTTCATTGAATATCTCCTAAATATCTTTCTatccaaataaaatattctacCAATTTTTTGATTGAGCGGTAAGCAGCTTTAATGAGAACACAAGTTCGAGTTTCGGGAAACGTACTTGTTGATTGAGGGATTAACATTTAATACTTGATCTCTTGGAATAGTTTGAGCAATGTCTTCCATAATTTTCCACGTTGAAAAAGTTTTACTCTTTTGAGAACCAGTAAGCTTGAATTAGATTAGTTGAGGTCTATTGGACTTGCGAATACTAAGATGCAAgcctaaaaaataaaatatactaaaTTAAAATCCCAATATGCTTAACTTATGGTAAAATATCTTCTCTTTCCACTTTACGAAAATTCTTTTTACATAAACAAATGCTAAATCCGAAGAGGCGTGCCTAAAAATTTTTCTAATCTAAATTTCCAGTCACAAATTGATATTTCTAGAATATTATGTAAATTACAATTCATGTTATTGTGAGTgagattttgaattaaaagaattttcaaGTTGATTATGAAAATGATATAGAAACACTCTTTTCGATATATCCAATATATGGTGGATGACCAGTGGGGCGCTCCACTCCTATCTCTAATCCCAaatgatttttcttcattttattttagattCCACGAGTGGCAAACTCCTCAAAAAAAAAGTCGTCATGTTAGCTTTTCGTTCATTTTCtgacaaaaatataaatggcATGTTGTGACGTGACAAAGTTTTTTTCGTTTGTTGTACGGTAAAACTGAATCGATTTGTGTtacaatatgaaaaaaaagtcGACAAACCATGTTGTACGGtgtaattttctcaaattaaaGCTATATTGCATCATGAAAACTTCTCAAATATAAGTAATATGGATAAATCAAGTGCGATTCGATTCAAGGATGTATTCGTGGCTAAGTGCTTGATGAACGATATCGTACTAGAGTTTGTAGGTTCGATAGAACTTGGATCAAATTTCATTGTCTCTATGGAAAAAGTTGAGTCGATCTCCGCAACCAATACTTGCCCACGGAATAGGAGATTGTGTGTGTCTACAATCATATCAAGTTGGTCATTCATATATAGAGTTATCCGCCGGTTGATCCAATGTCAATTGTCAAATCCAGAAGCAGAAGGGAGCCTACCTTCCATTATTCGCTCTACTCTATGGATTAGGAGGACATGGAAAACCCGATCGAAATCACATATTCCTCATAACAACTTGTTACTCCAAACGAATTATAAATCATGTTTACGATGTTCTGCAATTGGGAAAGCATCGTACGTGGATGGTTAGAGGAGCCACAGCCGGACGCACCGACTAATCATTGCGGTGGGCAGACCGATTAATGTGGCCATACTTGATGGAGGTCTCAATTTCTATCCGCACCAGCTTAAATACATCTAGTCTAATACAGGCTTGATTTATGCCAATCAACTTCTTGCCCTGAGGTATGTGAAATATATATCAGCTAGTCGGACCCCAACAATGATTGCATGACTTTCCCATAATCCTCGAAATCGTGTTGGTGCTTTgaatttaatcatttttatcaaATGTGATCGTCGAGAGGTCTTTCCGAGCCTTTTCTGATCTCAGACAGCTCATACTATACTTGCAACTTGCAattgttctttttcttatatttcctccccttccccttccccttccccttccttttcctttcctttcctttcctttcctttcctttcgaTCATCAAACAAGACCCAACAATCGAACTCCAACATTAAAATCGAAGGTTGATCTTTAAGAATCACGGTTCGCGACCCATTCCCCGTCCATGAGCAAGTGAGCAGTCAAGGTCAAAGGTAACCATAAGTCGAATATAGACACAAACGAGATTACATATTGTTCAGTACACATGAATGGAGTGGGAATGGAATGGATTCGAGTGAAGTTCTTCTCCCTCAACAAATTTGCCACTTAATAATCTAATTTTGCCATGCTAATGCGTCACAGCAAACTCGCAAGCGTGTTACGAACAACCGCTGTCTTTTAACCGGTATGTCGTAACGACACAACATCGAATCATCATTCAAGCAACCCACATTGCATATCAAAAGGGCCCAGATTCCAAATCAAAACAACCCGTCATCAAGAAAGGGAAAtggcaataaaaaaaaaaaagattatggaACAGAAATTAATCTTGTTTTACAGATCGATTTATGACACATCAACAACATTCCCCACCAATCCCCGGCTTCCACGTATCACCATCACCCCGGAAAAAAGAAAcccaacaaaaaggaaaaaaaaaataaaagaaagagacCAAAATTAACCAATCAATGGAATTGATCAATTAATCAAATCACAATCAATCCTCCATAGGAGTGAGTGACTAGTGTTTATGGAGGAGAGTATGTATGGAGCTGTGGTTTAGCTCCGGCACCTGGAGATGGAGCTGCAGCCGCGGGAGTAGGGGTTGGACTGAGCTCCGGGCTTGCAGTTGTAGTACGAGGCGCCGCGCCGGGAGCAGGGCACCGTGTTCCTCTGCATCGCCCCGTAGCTGATATATCTGCTCGTCGCCAGTATCCGCCGGTTCGTCTCCGAGTCCAGCCCgaactcctcctcctcccccacCAGCTTCCCCGCCGTCCTCCCCACCGCTGCGGACAGGGACGCCCACTCCAGCTCCGCCGCGAAGGCGGTGGAGGAGGCCAGGGCGGCGAAGATCGCTAGGGCGGCGCAGATCGCGAGGAGGGGATGTGAGGAACGGAAGCTTCTCGACATTGCTGTGGGGGCTgaggtctctctctctctctctctgcttttGGGTTCTTCCCTGTTTCTTCTGAGATCGATGGAGTCGTCGTCGTTGGCAGTGGGGGAGACTTCGCCGGCAGGGTGATATGGTGACGGGCTGGCTTCTCAGAGGAGTGTCATTTTCTGTTCTCTGATGTTGTTGGGAGCTTCGGACAAGGAGAACAGCACCAACTTGATTGAGATTTAAAAGAGGGAGGAGTGGAAGTTTGACCCTCGGTTTCTGGATTAATTACATGCTTGCCATCCTACACCATGAGTGGGAGTTGATAAATGAAAACGgggaaaattattcaatttcaaAGAAATGGTCAATGAAGTCCGTACGATATCAGATaaagtttgttttttttgcGAAACTTTTTATGATTTAAGTTCTATTTGGAAGTTGATTTGACGGCACATTAAGATCAGAGTGTCCAACGATTCCTTTACAACACTTTAACTTTTACATTCAGCTTACAAAAACTTCTTGATTAATAGTTTAATCATTATAGTTTTTTCATTTAGCTTATAGTAAATTTCTTGTAGAGCTGATCTCAAGTGCACGAGGACTGACCATGCAATATCACATCTTACCCTTTTCTCAAATAGCATGGAGATTGAGCCGAGGcaaatcactttttttttttttgcatttataattttactattttcatAAGGAAAAGTAATAAGATGGACATGCAGCTGTTGGTGTTTTCTAGCTCGTGAAACTTTTTCCTTGTTTTCTTGTCAATAGAACTTGTGTAGTGGCCGGAGGCACAATGGCATACCTTATGGAACATGACAAAATGGCAACTTTGAGAGAGCCAACGGGCAAAAGAAAAGATGTATTGAGcacaacaacaacaaaaaaaataggaGTCAAATAATGGAGTGGCAGCAATGTAATTTGAGAGGGAAATCTTGGGTAAATTCAGAAATCTACACATGAATCAACATAGTTGACTGGttgtgtctctctctctctctctaattgTTAGAGGggtatataatataataaaagaagGGGAATAAATTAAGAGGGAGGGAAAGACGGCATCTAGGGTTTGCATCTATCTTATTCTGTTTTCTAAAAAGGGTCTAATTTCGGAATCTGCTAACCGAAACACGTTTTCTCTCTCCTGCAATTTGTGCCCTCCAGTCTCTCTTCTCCCCATTCTCTACCGTTACCATCACCGTTTAACAAAGTCGACATCCAAGTCAACTACGAGATGTGATTCAGCTGATCAACGGTATTTCATCTCATGTGGGCGGACTACGCTTTGATTAGTTCAATGTTTTGAACTACTTTGGAAGTATCTCGTGATCAGAATCAATTTAAATCTAGATGGAAATTAATTTCGATATGCGTCTGAAAATaactcataatttaacaaataaataaagttgTGTGTTCAcatttgcttttgatttcaaAGCGAGAAACGAATAGTGGAAGTGATAGTGGTTAATGAAGGTAGAATTTGCATTTGAATGTCTATAAGAATCGCGATCACGAGGTGCAGTACAGTTAGCAAACTGCAGTTCATGTGAATGGATTTTACATTAATGTGGTTTGAAacgtattgaaaatatttcatgAATAGAGTCAAGGTGATTCCTAAACTAAGATCAATCTCGACCTATGACTAAAGATAActcataatttcaaagaaAGGTGGTATTCACATTCGTGTTTGATTCCTAATTGAGAGACCCTAGTGTGTTTGATTCACATTTGGGTTTAATTTCGTGGAGTTCATCAtctgaaataataatatggaactttgatttcatttttgttgatGTACACTacttaatatttgaaaattcaaatgacCCTAACTAATTCAGGTCTGAGGTGGATTGATgcgataaagaaaaaataattttctaatcgtgaatttttttcatttataaaatttgaattggtgCACTGTGAAAACTATAATTTCAGTTTTCTTGCAAACTAGCAGATGAGACGGAAGGAGGCAAGACAACTCACGGCGTTAAGCAAGCGGAGGGCAGGAGCTAGAGGCCGGCGTGACTTGCACGTAGCCGTTAGGGATTGGGGCGGTGGGCC
Above is a window of Punica granatum isolate Tunisia-2019 chromosome 7, ASM765513v2, whole genome shotgun sequence DNA encoding:
- the LOC116212652 gene encoding rapid alkalinization factor-like, whose amino-acid sequence is MSRSFRSSHPLLAICAALAIFAALASSTAFAAELEWASLSAAVGRTAGKLVGEEEEFGLDSETNRRILATSRYISYGAMQRNTVPCSRRGASYYNCKPGAQSNPYSRGCSSISRCRS